GGTGAGGCCGTCGCGAACTTCCGCGGTGAGGCCGAGGAGAAGGCCGCCGAGATGAAGATCGAGCTGCCGGTCAACGCGCACCTGCCGCACGACTACGTGCCGGGGGAGCGGCTGCGCCTGGAGGCGTACCGCAAGCTGGCCGCGGCCGTCACGGACGAGGCGATCGACGCCGTCGTCGCCGAGCTGAAGGACCGCTACGGCGAGCCGCCCGCGGCGGTGGAGAACCTGATCGCCGTCGCGCGCTTCCGGGTCAGCGCCCGCGCGCTCGGCCTCACGGACGTGGCGCTGCAGGGCAACTTCATCAAGTTCGCCCCTGCCGAGCTGCCGGAGTCCAAGCAGATGCGGCTCACCCGGATGTACCCGGGGGCCGCCGTGAAGCCGGCGCTCAACGCGGTGCTCGTCCCGAAGCCGAAGACCGCAAGGATCGGCGGCCGGGACCTGGTGGACGCCGAGATCCTCGGCTGGGCGAAGGACGTGCTCGAGGCGGTGTTCACGCCCTAGCGGCCCGCGGGGTCGTCGTCGTTCCTGCTTTTCGGGCGTCGACCCCGCCAAAGGCGGCGTGTCGAGCCGCGACAGGCCCGCGACGCCGTGGAAACCATGAACGACGGCGGGCCCTGACAGAACAAGAGGCCGTCCCCGGGGGGACGGCCTCTTGTTCTGCCCGGCGGGAGTGCCGCCGTCGTTGCTAGGAGTTGACGCCCGCGGACGTCTCCTTCTCGGAGGTGCGGTTGCCCTCGGCCAGGTTGTAGCCGGTGTCCGCGCGTCCGAGGATCCCCTGCGGGACGAAGAACGCGAGGAACGCGAGCACGATGACCGCGGCCATGGGCCAGATGTTCTGCGGGGTGAACCAGGTCAGCAGGTACATGCCGAGCAGGAACATCCCGAACATGATCACGAACACCAGGATGTTCCCGACGAGGTGGCCCTTGCCGGCGTGGGCGGGCTGGGCCTCGGCGTTGGCTTCGTGTGACATGTGGGTCTCCTTGAGTACTGGATCTGCTGCGCCGTCAGTAGCCTGACGCGCCCTGTTCACCCTTAACGATAGCGACTCCGGAGCTCGCGCCGATACGCGTTGCTCCGGCGTCGATCATGGCGCGTGCATCCTCGAGCGAGCGGACGCCGCCGGAGGCCTTCACACCGAGGTCGGGGCCGACGGTCTTCCGCATGAGGGCGACGTCCTCGACCGTGGCGCCGCCACCGTTGAAGCCCGTGGAGGTCTTCACGAAGTCCGCCCCTGCCTGCACCGCGGCCTCGCACGCAAGCACTTTCTGCTCGTCCGTGAGCAGCGACGTCTCGATGATGACCTTCAGGATGGCGCCGTGCTCGTGGACGGCGTCGGCGACGGCCAGGATGTCCTCCACGAGGACGTCCTTCTCGCCGGCACGGGCGGCGGCGATGTTGATGACCATGTCGATCTCGTCGGCGCCGTCGGCCACGGCGCCGCGGGCCTCGAAGACCTTGGCCTCGGTGGTCGTGGCTCCGAGGGGGAAGCCGATGACCGAGCAGGTGAGGACGCCGGAATCCTTCACGGCGGTGCGCACGGTGCTGGCCCAGAGGGGATTGACGCAGACGGACTTGAACGAGTACTCGACCGCCTCGCGGCACACCGTGAGGATCTGCTCACGGCTGGCTTCGGGCTTGAGGAGCGTGTGGTCGATGTAGGAGGCGAGGGAAACGTCGTTAGGCATGCCCACCATCCTTCCATGTCGCCCGGGACCGGGGCGCCGCCGGGGAGACCCGTCACCCGCCGCCGGGTCAGAGGCCGAGTGCCTCGCCGACGTCGCGCCGCACGGCGTCGAGGCGCGCGCGGGCGGTGTCCTTGGCGCCGTCGAGCTCGGCTGCGGATCCGACGGGCTCCACGACCTCCAGGTAGCACTTGAGCTTCGGCTCCGTGCCGCTGGGCCGGATGATCACGCGGGTCTCGTTCTGCGTCAGGTACAGGAGGCCGTCCGTGGGCGGCAGCTGCGCGGACCCCGCGGCGAGGTCCTCGGCGACGCTCACGGGGGAGTCGGCGAACGACGACGGCGGGTTCTCGCGCAGCCGGTTCATCATCGCGCCGAGCAGCCCGAGGCTGCCGACCCGCACCGACAGCTGGTCCGAGGCGTGCAGGCCGTGCACCAGGAACGCGTCGTCCAGCAGGTCGAAGAGCGTGCGTCCGGCAGCCTTCGTGGCCGCCGCGAGCTCGGCCAGCAGGAGTCCTGCGGAGATGCCGTCCTTGTCGCGCACGAGCTCCGGCGCCACGCAGTACCCGAGGGCCTCCTCGTAGCCGAACGCGAGGTCGTGGACGCGGGCGATCCACTTGAACCCGGTGAGGGTCTGGGCGTGGTCGATGCCGCTGACGCCCGCGATCCGCCCGAGCAGGCGCGAGGAGACGATCGAGTTCGCGAAGACACCGGTGCGGGGAGTGTCGGTGCCGCCGTCGTGGGACGCGGTGAGGCGTGCGGCCAGGTGCAGGCCGAGGAGCGTGCCCACCTCGTCGCCGCGCAGCATCCGCCAGGCACCCGTGGCGGGCTCGCGGCCGGCGAGGGCCACGCGGTCGGCGTCGGGGTCGTTGGCGATCACGAGGTCCGCGCCCACCTGCGCCGCGGTCTCGAGCGCGAGGTCCAGGGCCCCGGGCTCCTCCGGGTTGGGGAAGGCGACGGTGGGGAAGTCCGGATCGGGTTCGGCCTGGCGTTCCACGAGGGTGACGTCGTCGAACCCGGCGGTGCTGAGGACCGCGTGCGCGGTGCGGCCGCCGACCCCGTGCAGGGGCGTCAGGACGATCTTCAGGTCGCGGTCCGCGATGGCCGGATCGGCGAGGGCGGCGACGGAGGCGACGTAGTCGGTCTCGATGCTCTCCGGCAGGACGGTCCAGCCGCCGGCCGCGAGTTCGATGCGCTCCACGGCGTCGATGCGGGCGGCGATCCCGGCGTCGTGCGGTGCCACGATCTGGACGCCGCGCGCGTCCTCCTCCACGGCACGCCCGCCCAGGTACACCTTGTACCCGTTGTCCTGCGGCGGGTTGTGGCTCGCGGTGACCATGATCCCCACCTCGCACGCCAGGGCGCGGATGGCGTAGGCGAGCACCGGCGTCGGCAGTTCGCGCGGCATCAGGAACGTCTCGATGCCGGCGGCGGTGAAGATGGCCGCGGTCTCCTCGGCGAAGATCCGCGAGTTGTGGCGTGCATCGAACCCGACGACGGCGCGCGGGGCATAGGCGCCCGCGGCGAGGTCGAGCGCGTGGGCGGCGACGCCCGCGGCAGCCCTGCGGACCACCACGCGGTTCATGCGGTTCGGCCCCGCACCCAGGGCCGCCCGCAGTCCGGCCGTGCCGAAGGCGAGCGGACCGGAGAACCTGTCGCGCAGGTCCTGTTCGGAGACCGCGGCGGAGGAGTCGCCGGCGCGGACGTGCGCGACGACCGCGCGGAGTTCCTCCGCCGTCTGCGGGTCCGGGTCCGCTGCGGCCCAGGCCTCCGCGGTGGCGAGCAGTGTGTCCAGTTCCGAGGTGGTCATGCGGGTCCCTAACGTGGGTCGGCGGATTTCGTCCCACGGGCGCCGGTCAGGTGGAGCCCGCGTGGTGCAGGTGGCTGTGCGCCGGAGACTAGATGGCGGCGACGATGTCGGCCAGCAGGCGCGAGATCCGTGGTCCGGCCGCCTGCCCGGCCTCGAGGACCTCGGCGTGGCTCAGCGGGATCGGGCTGATACCGGCGGCGAGGTTCGTGACGAGCGAGATGCCGAACACCTCCATGCCGGCGTGCCGGGCCGCGATGGCCTCGAGGGCGGTGGACATGCCCACGAGGTCGGCGCCGATCCGCTTGGCGTACTGCACCTCGGCGGGCGTCTCGTAGTGGGGTCCGGTGAACTGCGCGTACACGCCCTCCTCGAGGGTGGCATCCACCGTGCGGGCGAGGTCGCGGAGGCGGGAGGAGTAGAGGTCCGTCAGGTCCACGAATGTCGCGCCCTCGAGCGGGGAGGAGGCCGTGAGGTTGATGTGGTCGCTGATGAGCACCGGTGTGCCGGGCTGCCAGTGGTCCTTGAGGCCGCCGCAGCCGTTGGTGAGGATCATCGTCGTCGCGCCGGCGGCCGCCGCGGTCCGCACGCCGTGCACCACGGCCCGGACGCCCTTGCCCTCGTAGAAGTGCGTCCGCGCACCGAGCACGAGGGCGCGCTTGCCGTTCGGCGTGAGCACGGAGCGGATGGTCCCGGTGTGGCCGACGACGGCGGGGGCCGAGAAGCCGGGGATGTCGGCGGCGTCGAGGGTGTGCGTGGTCTCGCCGATCAGCTCGGCCGCCTCACCCCAGCCGGAACCGAGGACGAGGGCGGTGTCGTGCCGGTCGATGCCGGTTGCACGGGCGATGTGGTCGGCAGCGTCGCGGGCCAGGTCAAAAGGATCAGAAGTCACCGATACAACTTACCCTCTGCGTAAACGGGCGGACCACAGGGCCGAACGGGCCGATCCCCGTACCTGCCGCCGTACCGGCGTGTCAGTGGTATGGGCAATAATCGAACGGTGACGAACCAACTCGACTTCAGCTCACTGCGCCTGGCGATCCTCGGCGGCGGACCCGGCGGCTACGAAGCGGCGATGGTCGCTTCCTCGCTCGGCGCGAAGGTCACCATCGTGGAACGGAAGGGCCTCGGCGGCTCCGCCGTCCTCACGGACGTCGTGCCGTCCAAGACCCTCATCGCGACGGCGGACACCATGACGCGCTTCACGGACGCGAGCGGGCTCGGCGTGCATTTCTCCGCCGACAGCGCCGTGTACGCGGACCTGGACAAGGTCAACCAGCGGCTGCTGAACCTCGCCCTCGAGCAGTCCTCGGACATCCGGGCCACCCTCGAACGCCTCGGCGTGCGCGTGCTCATCGGCACCGGCAAGCTGCTCGACGACCACCGGCTCGAGGTCCAGGCCGACGGTGAGACCACCATCGTCGAGGCCGACGCCGTGCTGCTCGCGGTCGGCTCGACGCCGCGCGAACTGCCGAGCGCCATGCCCGACGGCGAGCGGATCTTCAACTGGACCCAGCTCTACAACCTCCGCGAGATCCCCGAGCACCTGATCGTCGTCGGCTCGGGCGTCACGGGGGCGGAGTTCGCCAGCGCCTACAACGGACTCGGCTCGAAGGTCACGCTCATCTCCAGCCGCGACCGCGTGCTCCCGGGGGAGGACGCCGACGCCGCCGAGGTGCTCGAGGGCGTGTTCAAGGACCGCGGCATGACCGTCCTGTCCCGCTCGCGGGCCAATGCCGTCGAGCGCACCGACACCGGCGTGATCGTGACCCTCGGTGACGGCAGCACAGTGGAGGGCAGCCACTGCCTCGTCGCCGTCGGGGCCGTCCCCAACACCACCGGGATCGGCCTCGAGGAGGCCGGTGTCGCCGTCAGCGAGTCCGGCCACATCCAGGTGGACGGCGTCTCGCGCACCACGGCGCCCAACGTCTACGCGGCGGGGGACTGCACCGGCGTCTTCGCCCTCGCCTCGGTGGCCGCGATGCAGGGCCGGATCGCCATCGCCCACCTCATGGGCGATTCCGTGAGCCCCATCAAGCTCAAGCAGGTCGCCTCGAACATCTTCACCTCCCCGGAGATCGCCACGGTGGGCGTGACCGAGGAGGACATCGAGTCCGGCCGCTACCAGGGGGACATCGTGAAGCTCTCCCTGCACACGAACGCCCGCGCGAAGATGATGAACGTCAAGGACGGCTTCGTGAAGGTGATCTCGCGCAAGGGCTCCGGCACGGTGATCGGCGGCGTCGTCGTGGGGCCGCGCGCCTCCGAGCTGATCTTCCCGCTCGCGCTCGCCGTGACCAAGAAGCTGCACGTCGACGACGTCGCGAACACCTTCACGGTGTACCCGTCGCTCACCGGTTCCATCTCGGAGGCGGCACGGCGCCTGCACGTCCGGCTCTGACGGTCCACCGCCGATCGCGCCCGGTGCGCGGTCGGCTGCTCGCCGAGGTTCCCGGCGTCCAGCATGTGGACACGTTTATCCACCTGATGGACGCCGGTGGTCAGATATTGGGGTTCAAGTGAAGCGTGGGCGCCGTGCTGTGGAGGGTTCGTACCTGCCGCGGCGGTGCCTCGTTATGAGAAAGCCGCAGCCATGACCTCCTCCACCTCCGCTGGTGCCAGCGGAACCACGAAGCCACTGAACTCCCGGGGCAAGGTGATCTTCGCCAGCCTCATCGGGACCACGATCGAGTTCTACGACTTCTACATCTATGCCACGGCCGCGGTCCTCGTGTTCCCGTCGCTGTTCTTCCCCAACCAGACGTCCGCCAACCAGCTCCTGAGCTCGTTCGCCGTCTTCGGCGTCGCTTTCGTCGCCCGCCCGCTCGGATCCATCGTGTTCGGCCACTTCGGCGACAAGATCGGCCGCAAGGCCACCCTCGTCGCGTCGCTGCTCACCATGGGTATCGCCACGTTCCTCATCGGCCTGCTGCCCGCGGCCACGAACGAGGGCTGGGTCCTCCTCGCACCACTGCTGCTCGTGGTCCTGCGCTTCCTCCAGGGACTCGCACTCGGCGGCGAGTGGAGCGGTGCCGCGCTGCTGGCCACCGAGAACGCGCCCGAGGGCAAGCGCGCCGTCTACGGCACCTTCCCGCAGCTCGGCGCGCCGATCGGCTTCATCCTCGCCAACCTGCTGTTCGTCCTGCTGAGCAGCACGCTGAGCCCGGAGCAGTTCCTCGAGTGGGGCTGGCGCGTGCCGTTCCTGCTGAGCGCGGTCATGGTGATCATCGGCCTCTACGTGCGGCTCAAGCTCATCGAGAGCGCCTCCTTCCAGAAGGTCCAGAAGGAGGGCAAAGTGGTCAAGGTCCCGCTGGGCACCACCTTCCGCCTCCACTGGCGTGCGCTGATCCTCGGCACCTTCATCATGTTCGCGACCTACGTGCTCTTCTACTTCATGACCGCCTTCACGCTGACCTACGGAACAGCGCCGTCGAGCCTGGAGCAGGCACAGGCCCGGGCGGAAGCAGCCGGCAAGGAGTTCACCGCGGCGCAGGAGGCCGCCTTCGTGCCGGGCCTCGGCATGGCGCGGACCGACTTCCTGTGGATGCTCATCATCGGCGTCGTGTTCTTCGGTATCTTCACGATCGTCTCCGGCCCCCTCGCCGAGCGCTTCGGCCGCCGCAAGATGCTCCTCGCCACGACCGTCGGCATCGCGATCTTCGGGCTCCTCTGGGCGCCGCTGTTTGGCGCAGGAACCCTCGGGGCCATGGCCCTGCTGATCATCGGGTTCATCCTCATGGGACTCACCTTCGGCCCCATGGCCGCCGTGCTGCCCGAGTTGTTCCCCGCCAACGTCCGCTACACGGGCTCCGCCGTGGCCTACAACGTGTCGAGCATGATCGGGGCGGCACCCGCCTCCTTCATCGCTGTCGCGCTGTGGCAGGCAGCCGGTGGCAGCACCGTCCTCGTCGGCGCCTACCTGACGGTCGCGGCAGTCGCGACGTTCATCGCGCTCTACATCTCGCGGGAGACCCGGGACAACGACTACGAGAACAACGTCGCCTGATCCACCGGCCCTGAGCCGTCCGACGGCGCTGCACCCATCCGGGTGCGGCGCCGTCGTCGTTTTCGGCCTGCCCGGCCCGCCACTCGCCGTCGTTCCCGGTCTTCGCGGCCGCCGCCCGCCGTCGTTCCCGGTTTTCGGGGTGATTCAGCGTGTCGGGGCTCAACATGCCGGGCCTCCGGGCAGTTCCACCTCAAAAGCCGGGAACGACGGAGGGTGTCCGGCAGGCAGGCAGGCAGGGAGGCAGAGCGGGCAGCCCGTCAGGCGGGGAGTAGGCAGGGTGGGCAAGCACGACAGATGGTTAGGCAGAGCGGGGGACCGGCCGTGGGAATGCTTCAGGCACCGGCGGCGGCGATCCCGGGGACTGTCGACCGCCCCCGGGTCTGCGCGGCGCAGAACGGCCCGGGACTGCCGACTCCGGAACTACCACCAGGGCGCCGTGCCTACCCGGGATGGGGCGCCGCCGTCATTCCCGCGCCCGCGACGCCACCCGTAGACTGGAAGGAAAGGTGGCTTACCGATTCCTCGAGCGCGCACGGACGGCGTGCGCCCGGAAGCGGTCAAACGGGGTCGTGGAAGCGGGTGACATGGAGCAGCAGGCGCTGGCGGGTCGGTACGCGCTCGGAGAGCGCATCGGGTCCGGCGGAATGGCGGACGTCTTCACGGCGCGTGACACACGGCTCGAGCGCGACGTCGCCGTCAAGGTCTTCCGGCCGGGCACAGCCGACGGGCTCGAGCGCGGCTCCGCGGAGGCGCGAATGCTCGCGGGCCTCGACCACCCCGGACTCGTGCGCGTCCTGGACATGGACAGCGGTGAGCACTCCGACGAGGGCGCCTATCTGGTCATGGAACTCGTCGAGGGCCCCGACCTCAGGGACCTGCTCAGGAGCGGGGGCCCGCTCGGCCAGGAGGACGTCCGGGTCCTCGCGCTGGACCTCGCGCGTACGCTGCAGTACATCCACGGCCGCGGGATCGTGCACCGTGACATCAAGCCGTCGAACATCCTCACCCGGCAGGCCGATCCCGACAGCGGCCTGTTCCGCTACCTCCTCACCGACTTCGGGATCGCCCGGTTCTTCGACGGTACGCGCGTGACGGCCACGGGCCAGGTCATCGGGAGTGCCGCCTACTTCAGCCCGGAACAGACTCGGGGCGACGGCGTGGGGCAGCCCTCGGACATCTACTCGCTCGGACTGGTGATGATCGAGGCCCTTACCGGTGACCGTGCGTTCCCCGGCACCGGAGTGGAGAGCGCACTGGCCCGGCTGCACCGGAGCCCGTCGATCCCGCACTCCGCCGGTCCGGCGCTCTCGGCGCTCCTGGTCTCCATGACCCTCGACGGGCCGGGCGACAGGCCCGATGCCGCCCAGGTGGTCCGGGCGTTGACAGCCATGGGCCCTCAGCGACAGGAGCACACCTCGGCGACGACTGTCCTTCCCGTCCCCGAGGCATCGACGGAAGCCATGCCTCCCGTCGGCCGGACGGGCGGGCGCACGCTGCCGACCATCGCCTTCCCGGCTGCGGAGTTCCCCGCAACGGCTCAGGACCATCTCCCGGGCACAGCTGACGACGACGGAACGGCCCTCGCCGGCACTGCACCCGCTGCGGGCGGCACGGCCGTGGGTTCGACGGGCACGGATGCAGGTACGGTCTCCGACGACGGGACCGCTGTAGCTGACACCGGCCCGACCCACCTGTCGTCCTCTGCTGCGTCCGTGCGACCGTCGAGCCCGATCCGTGGGGGGCGTCCCATGGTTCCTCTACTGGCGGAGCCGGGCGCGGCCGGCGCGACGACCGGGACCGAGCCGGGCGATCCTGGCGTGCGGGCCGACAGGAACCCGTCGGCACGTGCAGGTTCGACCCCCGGGCGTCGTCGTTCCGCATGGCTGGTCGGCGCGTTGGCCGTAATCGTCCTGGCAGCAGCCTTCTGGGTCGCCGTCCTGCTGTTCGGCGGTGAGCCCTCGCCGGCCATCGAGCCCCTGCCCGCCGTACCGGGCGAGACGGGGCAGAGACTGCAGGAACTCTACGAAAGCGTGCAGCCATGAGCGGTACCACCAGGCCCCGGGCGGCACTGCTGATCGCCGCCGCCTTCCTGCTGGCGGGATGCGGGACTCCGGCGATCGACGCCGCGACGGCCGGGGAGCTCCAGGAGGACGTGCGCACCATCGCCGCCACAGCCGCTGCGGGTGACACCGGCGAGGCGATCGCGCTCGCGCAGGGCCTGAAGCGGGACGTGGACGGCGCCCGCACCGCCGGCACCATCACCGAGGAACGGGCCACCGAGATCGGGGCGCGACTGGACGCGGTGATCGCAGCGCTCCAGGCGGGGCAGGTGCCGGCCGACGACGGAAGCACGGACCTGTCCACCCAGGCACCGGTCGATGAACCCACCGAGCAGGCACCGACAGAGACGACGCCGACCGAGACGACGCCGGCCGAGACGGGTGCCCCGGTACCGCAGCCCACTCCCACGGAGACCACACCGGCTCCTGTGGAGCCGGCACCGGCCCCGACGACGGCTGAGACCACGGATCCGGGTGCCGACGAAGCAGGCGTGGGCTCCGTTCCCGGTGGCGATGGAGGCAAAGCAGCGGACAAGGCTGCCGATAAGGCGGAGAAGGCGGCCGAGCAGCAGCGCAAGGCCGAGGAGAAGGCGGAGAAGGCCCGCGGGAATTCGGGGAACAACGGCAACGGCAACGGCAACGGCAACGGCAACGGCAAGGGTGGCGAGGACGGCTGAGCGGCGTCGTCCCCGTCGTTGACCCTGGAGCGGTGAAGCTCGGCCGGGCGAAGCCTCTGGCTGCAGACGCAGGAAGCGCCGGGTGGAGGTGCAGTCCACCCGGCGCTTCCCGGTCAATCTGGCGGTGCGGCTGGTACAGCGCTTCAGGCGCTGGACCAGCTTGTTGCTCTAGAAGGTCAGGTCCGAGGGCAACGACCACAAAGTGTGTCGATGACAAGCCCGTGACCTGAGGCTGATCTCAGCTGATGCCAAGACGGTTCGAGCTTTTCCGATTAAGGTTTGCCGTTGGCCCGGTAGAGGAATGCGGCCATCGCGTCGCGGTTGACGGGTTGCAGGGCCCGGTAGGTGCGGGTCCCGTTGCCTTCTGCCCAGCCGGTGCTGATGCCTTGGCCTGCGAGCCAGGACATCTCCTTGTAGAACTGCTGGTTCGTGGCAACGTCCGCGAACGGCGAGACCGTAGGCGGTGTGTAGGTGGGGGAGCCGGCTGCGCGGTAGAGGAATGCGGCCATCGCGTCCCGGTTGACGGGTTGCAGGGCCCGGTAGGTGCGGGTCCCGTTGCCTTCTGCCCAGCCGGTGCTGATGCCTTGGCCTGCGAGCCAGGACATCTCCTTGTAGAACTGCTGGTTCGTGGCAACGTCCGCGAACGGCGAGACCGTAGGCGGTGTGTAGGTGGGGGAGCCGGCTGCGCGGTAGAGGAATGCGGCCATCGCGTCCCGGTTGACGGGTTGCAGGGCCCGGTAGGTGCGGGTCCCGTTGCCTTCTGCCCAGCCGGTGCTGATGCCTTGGCCTGCGAGCCAGGACATCTCCTTGTAGAACAACTGGTTCGTGCTCACATCCGCGAACGGCGACACCGCAGGGGGCGCATACGGTGCTCCCGCATTGTTGAACGTGGTCGTCCATTCGGTGACCGCATTCGGTGCCAGGACGTAGCCGGTGGTGGCGCGGGCGGTCACGGTGAGGGTCCCGGTGCCGGGGTAGGTGCCGGCCGCGACAACCTTGCCTGCGACCTGGTATTCG
This genomic interval from Arthrobacter agilis contains the following:
- a CDS encoding NAD(P)H-quinone dehydrogenase → MTNQLDFSSLRLAILGGGPGGYEAAMVASSLGAKVTIVERKGLGGSAVLTDVVPSKTLIATADTMTRFTDASGLGVHFSADSAVYADLDKVNQRLLNLALEQSSDIRATLERLGVRVLIGTGKLLDDHRLEVQADGETTIVEADAVLLAVGSTPRELPSAMPDGERIFNWTQLYNLREIPEHLIVVGSGVTGAEFASAYNGLGSKVTLISSRDRVLPGEDADAAEVLEGVFKDRGMTVLSRSRANAVERTDTGVIVTLGDGSTVEGSHCLVAVGAVPNTTGIGLEEAGVAVSESGHIQVDGVSRTTAPNVYAAGDCTGVFALASVAAMQGRIAIAHLMGDSVSPIKLKQVASNIFTSPEIATVGVTEEDIESGRYQGDIVKLSLHTNARAKMMNVKDGFVKVISRKGSGTVIGGVVVGPRASELIFPLALAVTKKLHVDDVANTFTVYPSLTGSISEAARRLHVRL
- the deoC gene encoding deoxyribose-phosphate aldolase, whose protein sequence is MPNDVSLASYIDHTLLKPEASREQILTVCREAVEYSFKSVCVNPLWASTVRTAVKDSGVLTCSVIGFPLGATTTEAKVFEARGAVADGADEIDMVINIAAARAGEKDVLVEDILAVADAVHEHGAILKVIIETSLLTDEQKVLACEAAVQAGADFVKTSTGFNGGGATVEDVALMRKTVGPDLGVKASGGVRSLEDARAMIDAGATRIGASSGVAIVKGEQGASGY
- a CDS encoding MFS transporter, producing MTSSTSAGASGTTKPLNSRGKVIFASLIGTTIEFYDFYIYATAAVLVFPSLFFPNQTSANQLLSSFAVFGVAFVARPLGSIVFGHFGDKIGRKATLVASLLTMGIATFLIGLLPAATNEGWVLLAPLLLVVLRFLQGLALGGEWSGAALLATENAPEGKRAVYGTFPQLGAPIGFILANLLFVLLSSTLSPEQFLEWGWRVPFLLSAVMVIIGLYVRLKLIESASFQKVQKEGKVVKVPLGTTFRLHWRALILGTFIMFATYVLFYFMTAFTLTYGTAPSSLEQAQARAEAAGKEFTAAQEAAFVPGLGMARTDFLWMLIIGVVFFGIFTIVSGPLAERFGRRKMLLATTVGIAIFGLLWAPLFGAGTLGAMALLIIGFILMGLTFGPMAAVLPELFPANVRYTGSAVAYNVSSMIGAAPASFIAVALWQAAGGSTVLVGAYLTVAAVATFIALYISRETRDNDYENNVA
- a CDS encoding purine-nucleoside phosphorylase, which gives rise to MTSDPFDLARDAADHIARATGIDRHDTALVLGSGWGEAAELIGETTHTLDAADIPGFSAPAVVGHTGTIRSVLTPNGKRALVLGARTHFYEGKGVRAVVHGVRTAAAAGATTMILTNGCGGLKDHWQPGTPVLISDHINLTASSPLEGATFVDLTDLYSSRLRDLARTVDATLEEGVYAQFTGPHYETPAEVQYAKRIGADLVGMSTALEAIAARHAGMEVFGISLVTNLAAGISPIPLSHAEVLEAGQAAGPRISRLLADIVAAI
- a CDS encoding serine/threonine protein kinase, with translation MAYRFLERARTACARKRSNGVVEAGDMEQQALAGRYALGERIGSGGMADVFTARDTRLERDVAVKVFRPGTADGLERGSAEARMLAGLDHPGLVRVLDMDSGEHSDEGAYLVMELVEGPDLRDLLRSGGPLGQEDVRVLALDLARTLQYIHGRGIVHRDIKPSNILTRQADPDSGLFRYLLTDFGIARFFDGTRVTATGQVIGSAAYFSPEQTRGDGVGQPSDIYSLGLVMIEALTGDRAFPGTGVESALARLHRSPSIPHSAGPALSALLVSMTLDGPGDRPDAAQVVRALTAMGPQRQEHTSATTVLPVPEASTEAMPPVGRTGGRTLPTIAFPAAEFPATAQDHLPGTADDDGTALAGTAPAAGGTAVGSTGTDAGTVSDDGTAVADTGPTHLSSSAASVRPSSPIRGGRPMVPLLAEPGAAGATTGTEPGDPGVRADRNPSARAGSTPGRRRSAWLVGALAVIVLAAAFWVAVLLFGGEPSPAIEPLPAVPGETGQRLQELYESVQP
- a CDS encoding phospho-sugar mutase; protein product: MTTSELDTLLATAEAWAAADPDPQTAEELRAVVAHVRAGDSSAAVSEQDLRDRFSGPLAFGTAGLRAALGAGPNRMNRVVVRRAAAGVAAHALDLAAGAYAPRAVVGFDARHNSRIFAEETAAIFTAAGIETFLMPRELPTPVLAYAIRALACEVGIMVTASHNPPQDNGYKVYLGGRAVEEDARGVQIVAPHDAGIAARIDAVERIELAAGGWTVLPESIETDYVASVAALADPAIADRDLKIVLTPLHGVGGRTAHAVLSTAGFDDVTLVERQAEPDPDFPTVAFPNPEEPGALDLALETAAQVGADLVIANDPDADRVALAGREPATGAWRMLRGDEVGTLLGLHLAARLTASHDGGTDTPRTGVFANSIVSSRLLGRIAGVSGIDHAQTLTGFKWIARVHDLAFGYEEALGYCVAPELVRDKDGISAGLLLAELAAATKAAGRTLFDLLDDAFLVHGLHASDQLSVRVGSLGLLGAMMNRLRENPPSSFADSPVSVAEDLAAGSAQLPPTDGLLYLTQNETRVIIRPSGTEPKLKCYLEVVEPVGSAAELDGAKDTARARLDAVRRDVGEALGL